Genomic window (Deltaproteobacteria bacterium):
CCCTCACGGCACTTCTCCTTCAGGCCCGGACGCCCCAACTCTTCTTAAGTATTCGGTAATCGTTTTCCATGCCTTTTCATTCCATTCTACCTCAAAGGGAGGAGGAAAAAGTCCGCACTGAGAACCGGACATGATATCTCTTGCCAGTTTGCTACCTAAAATCCCCACTTTTTCATAATCTATATTAAAGGCCATAACCGCCCCTATTTCCACGAAAAAGTGGTTATAGCCCACAACAGCAATTCCGTGGAGCAGTGCCTCTTTAACCAGATGTGTCAATAATGCGGTTGAAATTACCGTAGAATCAGGAATGAACAAAAGCGTGTCAATATTTTGATATGCAGAGGAAAGGACCTTTATGATCTCATTTCGTTTTTGGACCATTAGAGGTATGACGCTCATCCCGAGTCCAGAGGCTTCTTTTTGCGCTTGCTCTACCCATTCCCTGTTTTCTGCGGGATTGTAAAGTATTCCGATCTTTCTTTTGCCCCCGAGCCGTTTTTTTATCAGACGCATCTGTTCCTTAATAGGTATCCTCAGGTCCACTCCATGCACTCCGGGATCCGTCAGCAGTTTTTGTGGATCGAGGACCATGAGGACAATTTTCTTGTCATCAGGATTTAAGATTGACCAGGCAAGGATGGACGCTTCCGGCCCTATGGTTATCAGCAGGTCATAGCATTTTCGGCTTAAATTATGACGTATGAGTTTTGGATTTGAATTCAGATAGTATATTATCAAGGGTTGTTGAAGGCCGGAGCGCAGTCCCTCAAGGGCCATTACATAGGGCCTGATCTGCGAAGAAACTATTACTGCTATATCTGCGTTATTCTCTTCGGCATGGAGCGGGGTCAATAATACTGGCCACAGGAGAAATGCCAAGATAGTCCCTTTAATCTTTTTGGGAACTATGCAGTTTTTTTTCATTGCTTATGAATGTCTGTATCCGTTCACAAAGTGAGATCGCCCGGTCTTTCTGATCGGCACAATGGAAAGCTTCTACCATAGTCTTCTGCAGGCACCAATGGGTGTCATGGGGAAACAGGTCACTTTTCCTGAATAATAATGAACCGCGCAAACAAACAAGGAATGCTCAGAACTGGACGACTCCGCCAAGGTCCAGGAAAAGAATTATGGCATCCTCATTGTTGTCCGAATAATAATCTTTCCTGACGCCTATCTGAATAAAACCAAATCCGGCGTACAGGGCATGGGCCGAAATGTTTGATTTCCGCACCTCCAGATACACCTTTTTTATGTCCATTTTCATACAATTCTGCAATACAAGCCCGAGAAGATATTTACCCAAGCCCTTGCGCCTGTGTGCCGGGTGGACGGCCAGCTTCAGTATTTCCATTTCGTCGGCTACATGATGAAAAGACAAATAGGCAGCCAGCTTGCCCTCTTTTTTGAGTCCAAAGATATAATACTCCTTTTGCTTGAGGCACAGCCAGAATTGCTGCTCGGTCCATGCGTGGGGAAAACAGATCTTTTCAAGGACAACCAAATCGTCAAGATCGCAAAGGCCCAGTCTGCTGAATTCATAAGAAAAGTCGCTCATAGGATGTAAATATCCGGTGAACCCGTTATATCCTGCCTTGAAGCGGTTACCTTTTTCCGGGTTTCAAAGCTCACTCATCGCAGACCGGAGAGGCAGTGCAATCCGGCCCGCGATCGAAACCCTGCAAAAGGCAAACCGCTTCTGCAGCAACCGGTCACAGGGGAGCTCCTTCTGGAAACGATTTGCGTCAGCCCTGTAGTTTTCTTGGTCTTCGCAGCATGGGAAACCCCCGGCTCCGGAGCGCAGCGGAGGAGAACGGGAGAGGGTCTCCCGTGCTGCAAAGGCCTTAAGAAAACAAGGGGCGGGAGCATGTTGAAAGAAGGAGCTCCCCTGTGTGACCGGCTGCGATT
Coding sequences:
- the rimI gene encoding ribosomal-protein-alanine N-acetyltransferase; protein product: MSDFSYEFSRLGLCDLDDLVVLEKICFPHAWTEQQFWLCLKQKEYYIFGLKKEGKLAAYLSFHHVADEMEILKLAVHPAHRRKGLGKYLLGLVLQNCMKMDIKKVYLEVRKSNISAHALYAGFGFIQIGVRKDYYSDNNEDAIILFLDLGGVVQF